gaattAAAGCTGCACAACAGTTCATCTGATTAATTAGAGGATATTGATCTGATTATTGGTTCAGATATTGATCAGATCTGcattagttttgtctgttttggacCTTCTGGTTAGACGGACCAGATCGGACCTGACCTggacaaggaccaggaccaggaccaggaccaggacctggggACCCGAACCCACCTGTAGGCCAGGGACATGCACTCGAACAGGCGGGTGAGGGTCGGGTCGATGCTGAGGCTGGAGCTCCGGGGTCCGAAACCGATACGTCTGACACCCGGTCCGGTTCACTGTGTCGAAGTCGCTCCTTCTCCTCCGCCGCGGAGACGCGTCGCTGTGCGGGGACGAAACCATGAAGTGTCCGCTGTGGATCACCTGGATCCGGGGGAGGGACCCGACGCACGGCCCGGAACCGAAGCCGGACCCGGACGGCCGAGGCGCCGGGACCCCGTCCAGCTCTGAGTCCGAGTCCGACGAGTCTTGGACGTGGGTCTGACCCGCTCTGCCTCTGGCCGACATGGTGCACCGTCTCCGGGTCCGACCGGTGGACTTTCCCCACACGGTCCCAGAGCTGGCGCAGGGTTTGGGGGAGGGAGTGGGAGGTCTGTCCGCACACAGCAGCTCCGGAGGGAGGGCTGTTGAGCAACATGTGATCAGAAAGAGCAGATAAACACCTGTCAATCAATAACACAATGGACCatgtggaccagactggaccagaatggaccatgtggaccagactagactatgtagaccagactggaccagaatgAACCatgtggaccagactggaccatgTGGATCAGGCTGAACCATGTGGACTAGGCTGGACCATGTGGACTAGAATGGACCatgtggaccagactggaccatcacgtggttcatgtaagcctcaatagtAACAAACAAACTGCATGCTGTCATGTTCTTGCAGTGgttttcaaactttttacagtagaCTACCCCTGAATCTATACTTTTTACAGCGGACTACCCCTGCATATATACTTTTTAGCAGTGGACTACCGCTGATTATAGACTTTTACTGTGGACTACCAGTGCATATACTTTTTACTGTGGACTATCCCTGAATATAGACTTTTACTGTGGACTACCCCTGAAtaatatacctttttttttttttttttttatccaagtacccccaactatcgcttcatcatttttttttttgaaaaaatgaGGCTAATGTTAATGTGTTCCTgtaccaaaggtgtctgtttacaaaactttgtaaacaaacaacatatatctaaatttaatatattaaaaaaatgacaaatctgTATAATttggtgcaaaatataaactgaaaagttccCTCCAtctttgataagaaaaataaattaaatggtcaTGAATCAACAAATTAACCCtccaacaaaaaacaatgacttaattattcaaataaactcatcttgaataatataaatagaaacgTTCTTCAAATgtcaccaaagcttaaacaagatgagagacaataataataattaactatGGAAGATATTAaggtcactgaaaaaaaaagtccacttttttttttaaattattaacctgacaaaagtcagaattctgactttaatctgaacttttttctccaaattccaACTTTAATCCCAGAATtccaacttttttctcagaattccaaCATTAatctccaaattctgacttttttctcagaattccgaTTTCAATCTCCaaatcctgactttttttttttttttcagaattccgacttttctctgaattctgactttaatctccaaattcttttttctcagaataataaaaaaaaggacCTTTTTTTCTCCCAGTtgttctaatcctcttccgtatttttctcagaataatttgaaaaaaatattggaccttttttttctccagtggctctaatcctcttccgtatgaAGCCATTATGAAACATTAAtataaatattctcataatttactgtttttttttctaaaacaaatATTTGCAGTCGtccttatttctaggttcttgTGTTCTTACGGTTCTGGTTctaatccacttcagatcatactgggctgcatGTAGAACCTGAACCAACACGAGTGACCCCTGTTTTGGACCAGACCCAGTTCTGTTGATgtggttctgttctattctgaaCATTCAACACATTGATCGGATTAAACGCCATCAAAAGCCACAAACTGATCGTACGTATCAAATATTTTATTGAACAGGACGTTTCATTCTCTGGCTCCACCAGGACGTAAACATCACATCTTCTCCACCGAGTCTCTGATCCACACTCACACTGAacataaatgtgtttgtttccatGGTTACGTCCATCCCTCCGCGACTGTAGATTGACTCTATAACTTAAATTACTGAAAAACTAACACGTGAACAAGTCGACGCCTCCTCGCGGACAGTCGTCACATGTTCCCTCAGTCCGTCAAATCCTCGTTCACGCTGTTCGCTCCATCATCTGATGCGTTCGAGGTCCGTCAGACTTCAGTGACATTTGACGAAGTTCTGCAGCTCCTCCAGGAAGCGGATGTACTCCTGGTGCTCCATGGCAGTGCTCAGCTCCATCAGCTCATCGGCGAACGTGTTGTCGACGCCGCGGTCGGCGAGGAAGTCCATCATGTGATCGTACAGAGCCTGAGAAGAAAAACAGAGCAGGTTCAACCTTCTGGGACCGGTAGTGAGGACGACGGACACACTGTGGACTTCAGAGAGAAAAGAGGTCTGATTATAACGACCAGTGGTTCTGACCGGTCCAGAGTCTGTGTTCAGGTCTGGTGGTTCTGACCCGGTCGGTGGTTCTTACCCAGTCCAGGGTGTCTGTGTTTAGGTCTGGTGGTTCTGACCTGGTCCAGAGTCTGTGTACAGGTCTGGTGGTTCTGACCCAGTCTGGAGTCTGTGTACAGATCTGGTGGTTCTGACCCCGTCGGTGGTTCTTACCCAGTCCAGGGAGTCTGTGTTTAGGTCTGGTGGTTTCTGACCCAGTTCACAGTCTGTGTTCAGGTCTGGTGGTTCTGACCCGGTCCAGAGTCTGTGTTCAGTTCTGGTGGTTCTCACCCAGTCCAGAgtctgttcaggtctggtggTTCTGATCTGGTCCGTGATTCTTACCCAGTCCAGTGAGTCCATGTTCAGGTCTGGTGGTTCTAAACTCGTCCAGGTCTGGTGGTTCTGACCCGGTCGGTGGTTCTTGCCCAGTCCAGGGAGTCTGTGTTTAGGTCCGGTGGTTCTGACCCAGTCCAGGTTTGGTGGTTCTGACTCAGTCAGTGGTTCTGACCCAGTCCAGAGTCTGTGTTCAGGTCTGGTGGTTCTGACCCGGTCCAGGTCTGGTGGTTCTGACCCGGTCGGTGGTTCTTTCCCAGTCCAGTGAGTCGGTGTTCAGGGTGTAGCTGGTCTCCTTCCAGTCGGCTTCTCCTTCTGGTTGGAAACTGACTTCTCTGATGGCGAAGATGTCGCTCTCATCTTCACCTTCGCCGTGactcacctggaaaacagacCCAGTTCTGATTGGTACCGGTTTGAACTGACTGGTACCATGAACCCACGTGGTCCACGTTCACATGTGTGTTTAATAACGGTCCGGTCGGGTCCAGATTATTGAAATAATGGTTCATCTGAATCCTTTATTCATGTGAGGAGAGAGAGTCTGACAGTTCTATCTGTGCAGAACCCAAACAGAACCTGACAGaacccaaacagaaccacactgaatacaaacagaacacaaacagaacctcacagaacacaaacagaagcacacagaacccaaacagaacctgacagaacccaaacagaaccacacagaacacaaacagaaccacactgaacCCAAACAGAACCTCACAGAACCTGACAGAACctcacagaacacaaacagaaccaaaacagaacaaacagtacctgacagaacccaaacagaaccacacagaacataaacagaacctcacagaacacaaacagaacctCACAGAATACAAACAGAACAAAGAGTACCTAACAGaacccaaacagaaccacacagaacccAAACAGAATCAGTTGAACTCATTCTGTGACCCTGGTCGGTTTGGGTTTTACTCctattgaaatgaactgaaacagAATTCATCCGTTCCAGCAAAAAACCCCTTTattttaagagttttaaaaagagaaaaagtgaagttagaaagaaaatcatgacttttttaaaaattttattctcataaaattacaggttttatatccatatttaatgactttattctcatagtgaaagtgttttatttttttttatgtggccctaatacactgtcgTAGATTTGATGAGATAATCATTTTTGTTGAAGGAGTCGTCAGCAGCTGCAGAGAAATAAGTattttctaaagtaaaataatccGATGAATAATACGGTTTAGGAGGATTTAGGACAAAAACATGATCATATTAGTGAATATTTAAATATGGCAAGAGTGTGCAGACGTTTAGACACATTTACCActactgtttgtttatttgttgtttttttagtgtgagttgagctgttttttttttccagatcttacCTCATCTTCAGGAAAGTGACAGTCGAACACCAGGGAATGTTTCGCTGCCTGTTTTGTTACTTCAACCACAAAGTTTGGCGTTGACACTATTTCAGGCTGTAAATAATAAAGGATCAGTTCAGTAAAATGAACAGATGAACGTGAACAGGAAACAGAAGATTCAGAAACAGCACCTCTTCTTCGGGGGTTTTCTGTTGTCCCTGTTCCGCCTCTTCTTCAAAGTTCGGAGGGATGCTGTTGTTGACGTTGAAGGTGACGGTGATTCTAGAAAAAACACAAACCGTCGTTAACATATGCGTCGTACAGAATCAGGATGTCACAGCAGCGGTGGGTTCTGCAGCGGCCGTACTTTTCTCCGGACACCGTCCTGGTGAGTTTGGCCTCGGTGCCATTGGTCTGCAGATCCCACCCTCCAGACACTCGAGGAAGACTCTTGTTCTTCTGGATTTTTCTTCTCCTCTTTGATTTCGTCGTGCAGGAAGTCTCCGAACGCTTTGTCACCTGGTTGGAAAACACCATTAAGTACACAGGTAATCAGATTACATTTTAAATCTGTTTATCTACAGGTTTGATTTCACCCTTAGATGCATAACTGGGTCAAACAAACTTTTTCTATTATAATGTCTTTGGAATGAAAAGTTATCCTTTCATATTCCAGTTGTTTCTCAAAAACATGTTAATGAAATAATCATATTTACAATTTAATTGAccttttaacccagaaagacccagtggtacttttgtggcacttccaaattagttttttctctatacttgacttttcttaagtgatttatcgcatattattataatattatcttctgtattttgtgttttttcagtataaatcctgtattttcctgtatttaattaactgatcatgcagatgttcattaaagctcagattaaagttgatggttatttaatcagaaacgatcaaactgaataaacagtgtctttctcagtccaatctgtcattaactgaacataatcccagtgtgtccatcaactgtcatcgatccaaactgcatgggtttgactggtcaatcaatgttggagaagatgatggtgtttccacggtaactacagagcctctgaacgtccaaatatggtcatatctgatgaccatgaaagatgaagaactgtattttacaccaattattgacaaggattgataggattaatggatcaacaggtattaaacagtttagatcagtagatggttctgctttttgagggttaactgaataaatacagggttctagattgtatgaaatgatgaactctgctaatttttccaagtatttttgctcatttttctcctcagtttagaaggatttgttcacttttatgccattttcaaggttttttttggaattttttttttttttttcaaatactggATACATATTATTCTCATTTTACCAGTTTTTATACATCTGATccaatgaataattgaggtaaaactacaTTTCACACTAATTATTTCACCAgttatttagatcagtagatggtttaggttaaaggtggacgtttgggtctttaagggttaaagattttatgtaattgtagtttttctATTACTAACCCAACTTCCATATTTGGgttaaaatgacccacattcatttacaatagaattaaatctgaacctttgattcattcaatagtaaaaccaaaggactcactcactaaaAGGATGTTGACACTGTTCTACTGCtgttatgtgtgtatatatatatatatatatatatatatatatatatatatatagatagatagatagatagatagatagatagatagatagtatatTACATACTATATGTactttacttttcatttttttaaagttaaaaaaaaagtaagacaaaagTATGATATTCAATAGAACAAGGTGTCAAAAACATTGATCATGTGGGTCAAACctgacccacaggatgaatttaccaaatggaaaaattatAAGGTTAGTAATTAGTTAGTAATTAATAAAGTTCCAccaaaacctaaaaataatgacaactccaaatatgtatgttttagagtgaaaaaaagttaaattacatgaaaatgctgacatttacaaacaattccagattgttcatgttattcatatttatttaaatcagtggtttccaaccttttttttttactcctgactccattttaacatcacacatttgtgttgaccccagacatacaaaacataaactttttttttttttgctaaaattaattaatgTTTGATCCCGTAATAGTTTCCTATCCTCTGTTTCAATCCAGGTTAATTCAGAGgacacttagtctatataatgtatattagtgtggacggaggcagtaaagccaggtgtagattactgcacaaagtgtgaatttattttccttggtcaggatatgtcagttcagcttggatttacaaggctgacaattaatactgaacaacaagaactcaaactatgaattaggaaagagctgcagcatctgaaaccgaccacaatgaacatttgacagataaacagaaccacagcgctgcagtttcacaaccacagtttggattggctctgtcaactcaacacagattctTATTtctaagtttttcttaattttttatcaattactaaaaattccaGCCAACCCTAAAGTTGGAAAACAAtgatttaaaggatagtttgtagatgtgaacatttccataatgtcatTTTGCTTTAATATGTAAATTAAAACACATTAGTAGTAGGGcaatgtattggcaagaatctgacaatacgatataaatcacaatactaggatcacaatacgatacatcatgatacgtgtaaaaggcaattttttgttagtttctttttttaaatgattacttCCTTGAAGAATCGAATTACATcagaaatttgcacaaatactaaagacatttttatttgatcccaacaggatctaatgctatatcacaaaatgatcctgtgttcaaactgaaattctgttttacagacattacagtttcagatcctgttcaaatgttcatattctattagttcagaactaacatcagaacattattttagttcaatccaacaaaggaactaagattaataaaagtgtaaataataacaaataaaaatataaacaaaagaacaaaaatgaacctccacaatatccgcatttgaataaatacttaaaactatagatacagtacttttaatatcggtacagtactgtgaaatgaaatattgggaTATACTGcgaaaccaatattttcttacacccctaattagtagttgtcattatttacatgttatgatGTTATGTTTGCCCGTCCAGACCctgttggtgtgaatgtggaccctgatcTCCTTTGCCTCTGCCATCCTGGTCCACATGAACCACCTGAATGTCCTTCACTGAACTAGGACACAGTCTGTCAACATGTCTGTCACTAAAATCTGGATCTAAAACATTCACATCCTTTAAAGTTGAGTTTATTCACCTGTCACCGACTCTGGAACCTGTTTATGAGCCTCTAAACATGTTTAACAACATGCCTCAGTTTTTCCTACTCTGTTTTAAAGTCCTGTTCTTTCAGTGGATCTCCTCGCTCCCTGTCCATCATCATTCCACCGCATGCTAACTGTTAGCTTAGCCCCTCTTCATCCTCTCCGTACCTTCCGTGTGCAGACCCCCACACCACATGACACTGACGGGTTCAACACCTTCGAACTGAACAGTTTGGGTCTGAACCCCGAAGAGGGTCCTCCGGAGCTGAGCACCCACAGGGACCGGGTGAAGGGCCGGATGGTAGCCGAGCTAGGTGCGCAGAGAGCCGGGCAGCTGAGTGGCAGAGCCCGGGCCGAAGAACCGGAGGCAGCGGACAGACGGACCGCGGATCCGACCGCACGGACGACCGACTTCAGCATGACTTTAGCGGACACAAACCCAACAGGATACGGTCAATAGAACACACACGCTCCTGGGTCCCTCTGACGCCGCTTCTGGAAGATCAGGAAAACACGTGTGGAAGGACGCGTTGACCTCTCACTGTGACCTGTAACCCGGAAGTAGAAGGTCTGAAACGTTAGTAATTAAACCAAACTTTTTTATTTTGACATAAAAATGATCACATACGATTAATTTTCTTATTATATtaagaattaaaacaaaattgccTTTTTCACGATTAATTTATGTTAAAAAGTTTACGATAATATAAACGACAGCGCCCCTTGTGGCTGATAGAGGCGCTGACAGGGTTGTGTGTGCCCAGAGTTTGGACTGGAAGGATTAACATGTGTTTATCATGTGGTGGAAAGAAACACAGACCGAAGGACCATCAGATAAAGTGGAAAAGTAATAAATCTATTCAATTgaattaaaataagatataaagaCATATTACATTTACAGAGTTTGTAAAAACAACTTTTGagcttattttaaaaaaaacaaacaaacaaacaaacaaacaaactactcAAATATTCATTTAATTAAACTAAAATGTGCTTTCATCCTCTGAAGCCACATATTTGTCAGATTATA
The Sphaeramia orbicularis chromosome 14, fSphaOr1.1, whole genome shotgun sequence DNA segment above includes these coding regions:
- the c1qbp gene encoding LOW QUALITY PROTEIN: complement component 1 Q subcomponent-binding protein, mitochondrial (The sequence of the model RefSeq protein was modified relative to this genomic sequence to represent the inferred CDS: inserted 1 base in 1 codon; deleted 1 base in 1 codon) codes for the protein MLKSVVRAVGSAVRLSAASGSSARALPLSCPALCAPSSATIRPFTRSLWVLSSGGPSSGFRPKLFSSKVLNPSVSCXCGGLHTEGDKAFGDFLHDEIKEEKKIQKNKSLPRVSGGWDLQTNGTEAKLTRTVSGEKITVTFNVNNSIPPNFEEEAEQGQQKTPEEEPEIVSTPNFVVEVTKQAAKHSLVFDCHFPEDEVSHGEGEDESDIFAIREVSFQPEGEADWKETSYTLNTDSLDWALYDHMMDFLADRGVDNTFADELMELSTAMEHQEYIRFLEELQNFVKCH